In one window of Stigmatopora argus isolate UIUO_Sarg chromosome 19, RoL_Sarg_1.0, whole genome shotgun sequence DNA:
- the LOC144064299 gene encoding cannabinoid receptor type 1A, producing MKSVLDAVADTTFRTITSGLQFLGSNDANYGEPASSDVDFKGVFSLQKPVSSFRSNAFPDKIPPDEELILRGFYPTNATELLTNRSTFRDEGNNIQCGENFMDMECFMILTPSQQLAVAVMSLTLGTFTVLENLVVLCVIFQSRTLRCRPSYHFIGSLAVADLLGSVIFVYSFLDFHVFHRKDSPNVFLFKLGGVTASFTASVGSLFLTAIDRYISIHRPLAYRRIVTRNKAVIAFCVMWTISIVIAVLPLLGWNCKRLKSVCSDIFPLIDENYLLFWIGVTSVLVLFIIYAYIYILWKAHHHAVRMLSRTSQKSLVVYSADGTKVQTTRPEQARMDIRLAKTLVLILAVLVICWGPVLAIMVYDLFWRMDDDIKTVFAFCSMLCLLNSTVNPIIYALRSKDLRHAFLSSCHACRSSSQQLDNSLESDCQNRNANISANRAAESCVKTTVKIAKVTMSVSPETSAEAV from the coding sequence ATGAAGTCCGTGTTGGACGCCGTGGCCGACACTACCTTCCGGACTATCACCTCTGGTTTACAATTCCTCGGCTCCAATGACGCCAACTACGGTGAGCCGGCCAGCAGCGATGTGGACTTCAAGGGTGTCTTCTCCCTCCAGAAGCCCGTGTCCTCCTTTCGAAGCAACGCCTTCCCCGATAAGATCCCCCCGGACGAGGAGCTGATCCTCAGGGGCTTCTACCCGACCAACGCCACGGAGCTCCTGACCAACCGCAGCACCTTCCGGGATGAGGGCAACAACATACAATGTGGGGAGAACTTCATGGACATGGAGTGTTTCATGATCCTGACGCCCAGCCAGCAGCTGGCCGTGGCCGTCATGTCGCTCACCCTTGGCACCTTCACGGTCTTGGAGAACCTGGTGGTGCTCTGCGTGATCTTTCAGTCGCGCACCCTCCGCTGCAGGCCCTCCTACCACTTCATTGGCAGCCTGGCCGTGGCCGACCTACTGGGTAGCGTCATTTTTGTGTACAGCTTCTTGGACTTCCACGTATTCCACCGGAAAGACAGCCCCAACGTGTTCCTCTTCAAGCTGGGCGGCGTGACGGCGTCCTTCACCGCCTCGGTGGGCAGCCTCTTCCTCACCGCCATCGACCGCTACATCTCCATCCACCGACCTTTGGCGTACAGGCGCATCGTGACCCGGAACAAGGCGGTCATCGCCTTTTGCGTGATGTGGACCATCTCCATCGTCATCGCCGTGCTACCTCTGCTGGGCTGGAACTGCAAACGGCTCAAGTCCGTGTGCTCCGACATCTTCCCCCTGATCGACGAGAACTACCTGCTCTTCTGGATCGGGGTGACCAGCGTGCTGGTGCTGTTCATCATCTACGCCTACATCTACATCCTGTGGAAAGCGCACCACCACGCCGTGCGCATGCTGAGCCGCACGTCGCAGAAGAGCCTGGTGGTGTACTCGGCCGACGGCACCAAGGTGCAGACCACGCGCCCCGAGCAGGCCCGCATGGACATCCGCCTGGCCAAGACCCTGGTGCTCATCCTGGCGGTGCTGGTCATCTGCTGGGGTCCCGTCTTGGCCATCATGGTCTACGACCTCTTCTGGAGGATGGACGACGACATCAAGACGGTGTTCGCGTTCTGTAGCATGCTCTGCCTGCTCAACTCCACCGTCAATCCCATCATCTACGCCCTGAGGAGCAAAGACCTGCGGCACGCCTTCCTCAGCTCGTGCCACGCCTGCCGGAGCAGCAGTCAGCAGCTGGACAACAGCCTGGAGTCGGACTGCCAGAACCGCAACGCCAACATCTCGGCCAACAGGGCCGCCGAGAGCTGCGTGAAGACCACTGTGAAAATAGCCAAAGTCACAATGTCCGTGTCCCCCGAGACTTCTGCGGAAGCTGTCTAA